Below is a genomic region from Glaciihabitans sp. INWT7.
GATGCTGTCCCGCGCGGCGAGACGCAGGGTCGGCGCCGGGAACGGGTGCCGGGTGAGTTGCTCCGTCACCTGATCGACGTGATTGTCGTAGATATGGCAGTCCCCTCCGGTCCAGACGAACTCGCCGACGCCGAGCCCGGCCTGCGCCGCGATCATGTGGGTGAGGAGCGCATAGCTCGCGATGTTGAACGGCACTCCGAGAAACAGATCGGCACTGCGCTGGTACAGCTGGCAGCTCAGCTTGCCGTCGGCAACGTAGAACTGGAACAGAAGGTGACAGGGGGCGAGTGCCATGTCGGGGATGTCCGCCACATTCCACGCGGACACGATGAGGCGTCGAGAGTCGGGGTTCGTCTTAATGGCCTCGATGACCTCGGCGATCTGGTCGATCGTGCCACCATCCCGAGTGGGCCAGGATCGCCACTGCACCCCGTAGACGGGACCGAGGTCGCCCTCGGCATCCGCCCATTCGTCCCAGATGGTCACCCGGTTGTCTTGCAGCCAGCGGGCATTGCCGTCTCCCCGCAGAAACCAGAGCAGTTCGTAGGCGATGGATCGGAAGTGAACCCGCTTGGTCGTGATGAGGGGGAAGCCCTCCGCCAGGTCGAAGCGCAGCTGCCGACCGAACACGCTACGCGTGCCGGTGCCGGTGCGATCGGACTTCTGTGCGCCGTTGGCGAGGGTGTCGCGTAACAGGTCTTCGTAGGGGGTGGGGATCGCCGTAGTCATCACGTTCGAGCGTAGAGCCTGTCGAGCAGATTCGGGACTTTCGACCCGAGGTCCGGCGGCCGGCACTGGTGGACTGGATGCCTTCCCTGACCGTGAGGAGCCCCCATGCCCGATTCCCCCGAATCCCCCGTCGACGTGCTCGGTGACGAAGCCAGCTGGCATCTGTTGGCCTCCGCCGATCTCGGCCGGCTCGCGGTCTCGACCGAGGGCGGTGTCGACATCTTTCCCATCAACTATGTGGTGGCGGATCGGGTGATCTTCTTCCGAACCGCTCCGGGCTCCAAACTCATGGACCTCACCACCCGTCCGATCGTCGCCCTCGAGACCGATGGCACCCACCACCGCCGTCGCTGGAGTGTGGTCGTCAAGGGCACCGCCGTGCGCCTCGGCTCCGACGAGGAGATCGAGGCATCCGGGGTTCTCCGCCTTCATTCGCTCGTGCCGACGGAGAAGTGGAACTACGTGCGCATCACCGCATCGTCGATCACCGGGCGGCAGTTCACGAGCTCGCACCGCGCCGGGTAGTCATCGCCCTGTCCGCGGGCGCGAAACTGCGCAGCCGCAGACTGTTCGTCACGACGAACACCGAGGAGAACGCCATCGCCGCCCCGGCGAGCAGCGGGTTCAGCAGTCCGAGCATCGCGATCGGCAGTGCCGCGACGTTGTAGGCGAAGGCCCAGAACAGGTTGCCCTTGATCGTGCCGAGCGTGCGACGAGCGAGCCGCACCGCGTCGGCCACGACGAGCAGGTCACCACTGACGATCGTGATGTCGCTGGCGGCGATGGCCGCATCCGTGCCGCCGCCCATGGCTATTCCGAGGTCTGCCGCAGCGAGAGCCGCGGAGTCGTTGACCCCGTCGCCGACCATCGCCACCACCCGACCGTCTGCCTGAAGGGCGTGGATCAGGTCGAGCTTGCCCTGGGGGGTCACTCCGGCGTGCACCTCGTCGATGCCCACCTCGGCGGCTACGGTGCGGGCGGATCCGGCGTTGTCCCCGGTGAGGAGCACCGGGCGGAGACCCAGCGCGCGAAACCGCGCAATGGCTTCCGCGCTCGTCGGCTTCACGGAATCCCGCACGGTGATGATGCCGCGCAGCTCGCCATCCCAGGCCACCGCGATGACGGTGGCGGCGGCGTCCTCGCCCGATTGCACGGCGGCGGATGCGGCGGGCGACAGCGCGATGGACCAGGAGTCGGCGAGCCACGACGCACGTCCGGCGAGGGTGAGTCGGCCGTCCACAACGGCCTGAACACCCTGACCGGCCTCGGCGTTGAACGACGTCGATTGCGCGGGGAAGATACCCTCGACCTCCGCCAGCGCCACGATCGCCCGCGCCACCGGATGCTCGGACCCCCTCTCGACCGAGGCGGCCGCGGCAAGCAGGTCGGCCCGGGACGTCGCGCCGAGGGGCTCCACGGAGACCACGGCCATGGTGCCGGTGGTGATCGTGCCGGTCTTATCGAGAACGATGGTGTCGACGGTGCGGGTCTGCTCGAGCACCTGCGGACCCCGGATGAGGATGCCGAGTTGAGATCCACGGCCGGTACCGACCAGCAACGCGGTCGGGGTCGCGAGTCCGAGCGCACACGGGCAGGCGATGATCAGCGTCGCGACCGCGGCGGTGAAGGCCGCTTCGAGCGACCCGCCGAAGAGCAGCCATCCCACGAAGGTGATGAGGGCGAGCCCGAACACCACAGGGACGAAGATGGCGGAGACCCGGTCCGCCAGGCGCTGCGCCTTGGCCTTGCCGCTCTGCGCTTCTTCGACCAGCCGACCGATGCGGGCGAGCTCGGTATCCGCGCCCACCCGGGTCACCTCCACCACGAGCCGCCCACCGACGTTGACCGTCGCTCCGACGACCCGGTCGCCCACCGAGACCTCGACGGGCACCGATTCTCCGGTGATCATGCTGCGATCGACGGCGGATGCGCCCTCGATCACGAGACCGTCGGCGGCGATCTTCTCCCCCGGGCGCACGACGAAGCTGTCGCCGGGCACGAGGGTCGAGACTGCGACGCGAGTCTCCACTCCCCCGCGGAGGAGCGTGGCATCCTTCGCGCCGAGGCGAAGCAGCGCCTTGAGTGCCGCTCCGGATTCTCGCTTCGCTCTGGCTTCGATGTACCGGCCGCCGAGGATGAAGACGGTCACCGCGGAGGCGACCTCGAGGTAGATCTCGCTCGCGCCAGAGCGCGTATTCACCAGCTGGAATGTCATATGCATGCCGGCTTCGCCGGCGGTGCCGAAGAACAGCGCATACAGCGACCAGGCGAAGGCGGCGATGACCCCGACACTCACCAGGGAGTCCATCGAGGCCGAACCGTGCCGCGCATTGAGAACGGCCACCCGGTGGAACGGCCAGGCACCCCAGACCACGATCGGCGCCGAGAGGGTGAGCGCGAGCCACTGCCAGTTGGTGAACTGCAGGGCCGGGATCATCGACAGCAATACGACCGGAGCGGCGAGGCTCGCGGAGATGACGAGGCGTCGACGAAGCTCGGTGGCATCACGATCGACCGGCGGTGCGGCCTGCTCCTCGACCACGATCGGCGCGGGGAGAGCAGCGGTATAGCCGGCCGCTTCGACCGCGGCGACGAGAGTGGCGGCATCCGCCCCATCAGTCTCCACGTGGGCTTTCTCGGTGGCGTAGTTGACGGTGGCCGAGACGCCCTCGATTCGGTTGAGCTTCCGCTCGATTCGCGTGGCGCAGGAGGCGCAGGTCATGCCCCCGATGTCGAGGTTCAGGTCGTGCAGCTCGGTGCCGGCCATGGCTACGCCGAGACCAGCAGGTATCCCGCTTCGGCGATGGCGGCACGGACACCCTCGAGCGGCACCGGGGCCGAGCTCACGACAGTGACATCCGACGCTCCCCCTACCCTGAGGTCGACGGTGACGCTCTCGACGCCTTCGAGCTCGGAGACCTCCTCCGTGACGCTCGCGACGCAGTGGGTGCAGGTCATGCCCTCGACGAGGTAGTGCTGTTCGATGTTCGCGTGTTCTGGCATGGTGAAATCCTTCAGTTTCCGCTCGATGGTCTCTGCTCGCACAGGGGTATTTGGTCTCTCACGAGCGCACGAGTCGCGCAATAGCGGCCGAGGCTTCCTTGATCTTCTCGTCGGCGACGGGCCCGCCTTCTCGAGCGGCTTCGGCGACGCAGTGAGCGAGATGGTCGTCGAGCAGGGCGAGCGCAACGGTCTCGAGGGCCTTGGTCGCTGCCGAGACCTGGGTGAGGATGTCGATGCAGTAGCTGTCGTCCTCGACCATGCGCTGGATGCCGCGCACCTGCCCCTCGGCTCGTCGCAGCCGTTTGACGAGATCGTCCTTGTTCTGGCTGTACCCGACCATGATGCGCCCTCTCTCGATACCCCTATGGGGTATAAATCTACGTCTGCGTCGGCCCGAAGTCAAACTCTCGGAAGTCAGGCATCCGTGAGCGAAGATCTCATCGCGCATGACGCCGGGCATTCTCGCGAACGGCCCGCAGTAGGCTCCGAGCATGCCAAGCACACGGTCGATGAAACTGATGGAATCCGCTCACCGCGTCCTGCAGCGCATCACGGCAGGAAAAGCCGGCTGGAATATCGCCGGGATGCCGGTTATCGAGCTCACGACGACCGGCCGAAAGAGCGGCGAGCGCCGCACGACCATGCTCACCTCTCCGACACGGGATGGCGAGGCCTACGTGGTGGTGGCCTCCCGCGGCGGAGACGACCGCAACCCCGCCTGGTTTCTCAACCTGCGG
It encodes:
- a CDS encoding pyridoxamine 5'-phosphate oxidase family protein; this translates as MPDSPESPVDVLGDEASWHLLASADLGRLAVSTEGGVDIFPINYVVADRVIFFRTAPGSKLMDLTTRPIVALETDGTHHRRRWSVVVKGTAVRLGSDEEIEASGVLRLHSLVPTEKWNYVRITASSITGRQFTSSHRAG
- a CDS encoding metal-sensitive transcriptional regulator encodes the protein MVGYSQNKDDLVKRLRRAEGQVRGIQRMVEDDSYCIDILTQVSAATKALETVALALLDDHLAHCVAEAAREGGPVADEKIKEASAAIARLVRS
- a CDS encoding cation-translocating P-type ATPase encodes the protein MAGTELHDLNLDIGGMTCASCATRIERKLNRIEGVSATVNYATEKAHVETDGADAATLVAAVEAAGYTAALPAPIVVEEQAAPPVDRDATELRRRLVISASLAAPVVLLSMIPALQFTNWQWLALTLSAPIVVWGAWPFHRVAVLNARHGSASMDSLVSVGVIAAFAWSLYALFFGTAGEAGMHMTFQLVNTRSGASEIYLEVASAVTVFILGGRYIEARAKRESGAALKALLRLGAKDATLLRGGVETRVAVSTLVPGDSFVVRPGEKIAADGLVIEGASAVDRSMITGESVPVEVSVGDRVVGATVNVGGRLVVEVTRVGADTELARIGRLVEEAQSGKAKAQRLADRVSAIFVPVVFGLALITFVGWLLFGGSLEAAFTAAVATLIIACPCALGLATPTALLVGTGRGSQLGILIRGPQVLEQTRTVDTIVLDKTGTITTGTMAVVSVEPLGATSRADLLAAAASVERGSEHPVARAIVALAEVEGIFPAQSTSFNAEAGQGVQAVVDGRLTLAGRASWLADSWSIALSPAASAAVQSGEDAAATVIAVAWDGELRGIITVRDSVKPTSAEAIARFRALGLRPVLLTGDNAGSARTVAAEVGIDEVHAGVTPQGKLDLIHALQADGRVVAMVGDGVNDSAALAAADLGIAMGGGTDAAIAASDITIVSGDLLVVADAVRLARRTLGTIKGNLFWAFAYNVAALPIAMLGLLNPLLAGAAMAFSSVFVVTNSLRLRSFAPADRAMTTRRGASS
- a CDS encoding heavy-metal-associated domain-containing protein, with product MPEHANIEQHYLVEGMTCTHCVASVTEEVSELEGVESVTVDLRVGGASDVTVVSSAPVPLEGVRAAIAEAGYLLVSA
- a CDS encoding thymidylate synthase gives rise to the protein MTTAIPTPYEDLLRDTLANGAQKSDRTGTGTRSVFGRQLRFDLAEGFPLITTKRVHFRSIAYELLWFLRGDGNARWLQDNRVTIWDEWADAEGDLGPVYGVQWRSWPTRDGGTIDQIAEVIEAIKTNPDSRRLIVSAWNVADIPDMALAPCHLLFQFYVADGKLSCQLYQRSADLFLGVPFNIASYALLTHMIAAQAGLGVGEFVWTGGDCHIYDNHVDQVTEQLTRHPFPAPTLRLAARDSIDDYVFEDFEVVDYQHHPAIKAPVAV
- a CDS encoding nitroreductase/quinone reductase family protein, which encodes MPSTRSMKLMESAHRVLQRITAGKAGWNIAGMPVIELTTTGRKSGERRTTMLTSPTRDGEAYVVVASRGGDDRNPAWFLNLRDDPRVEVVIEGHPRVQMHASIADPEQRARLWPLITGRYANYAGYQKKTDREIPLVLLKPLLNAADGQLPDAD